Proteins encoded within one genomic window of bacterium:
- a CDS encoding response regulator transcription factor translates to MKRRILVVEDDEHLADGMRLNLELEGYEPVVAVSAEEGLHYWKRGGVDLVLLDVMLPGMDGFAFCKKIREEGDRVPVLFLTARGRDDDRVRGLEMGGDDYITKPFNLRELLARIKGIFRREEWRRETSAPDTLEIGDSVVDLRSLTVTNPRGVHALKDKEAMILRVLAEKDGEPVARRTILDRIWGYDAYPTTRTVDNFILNLRKIIETDPASPAHILTVHGTGYRLAR, encoded by the coding sequence ATGAAACGGCGCATCCTGGTGGTGGAGGACGACGAGCACCTGGCCGACGGCATGCGGCTGAACCTGGAGCTGGAGGGCTACGAGCCGGTCGTGGCCGTCTCGGCGGAGGAGGGGCTGCACTACTGGAAGCGCGGCGGCGTGGACCTCGTGCTGCTGGACGTGATGCTGCCGGGCATGGACGGCTTCGCGTTCTGCAAAAAGATCCGCGAGGAGGGCGACCGCGTGCCGGTCCTGTTCCTGACCGCGCGGGGCCGCGACGACGACCGCGTGCGCGGCCTGGAGATGGGCGGCGACGACTACATCACCAAGCCGTTCAACCTGCGCGAGCTGCTGGCGCGCATCAAGGGCATCTTCCGGCGCGAGGAGTGGCGCCGCGAGACCTCGGCGCCGGACACGTTGGAGATCGGGGACTCGGTCGTCGACCTGCGCTCGCTGACCGTCACCAACCCCCGCGGCGTCCACGCGCTGAAGGACAAGGAGGCCATGATCCTGCGCGTGCTCGCCGAGAAGGACGGCGAACCGGTGGCCCGCCGCACGATCCTGGACCGCATCTGGGGCTACGACGCCTACCCGACCACGCGCACGGTCGACAACTTCATCCTGAACCTGCGCAAGATCATCGAGACCGACCCCGCCAGCCCGGCGCACATCCTCACCGTGCACGGCACGGGCTACCGGCTGGCCCGCTAG
- a CDS encoding HAMP domain-containing sensor histidine kinase, with product MRLHRHLGLMYGILVALIVVIGAWWVYYLTREGHHYESFQLQRYRTDQMHAVYILETVPEVRDDPTAMLGKAFPHLHFHKTDQGWEVGIDPVAVANVQKEAARRRRMFMTEGVVFLLLLAAGTTILTLASRRERDFKRARELFLAGATHEFKTPLASIRLYTETLQRPDLPPDAGLRIRGAMLQDVERLEAMVEQVLSVSRDEDHLRGVRETIDLADVTRDVLETMGAFLVDRGARLEVDVPDGHLVIGDRQALRVAVRNLVHNAVHYSPPPAQVSVTLYRDGDRHRLTVRDRGPGIPRREQRRVFESFYRAEAGAGSLNERPRGSGLGLYLVQRNVESLGGRVVLESEEGRGAAFTLVLPVFEEGSR from the coding sequence TCGGGGCGTGGTGGGTCTACTACCTGACCCGCGAGGGCCATCACTACGAGAGCTTCCAACTCCAGCGCTACCGCACCGACCAGATGCACGCGGTCTACATCCTCGAGACGGTGCCCGAGGTGCGGGACGACCCGACCGCCATGCTCGGCAAGGCCTTCCCCCACCTCCACTTCCACAAGACGGACCAGGGCTGGGAGGTGGGGATCGATCCCGTGGCGGTCGCCAACGTCCAGAAGGAGGCCGCGCGGCGCCGGCGCATGTTCATGACCGAGGGCGTGGTGTTCCTGCTGCTGCTGGCCGCGGGCACGACCATCCTGACCCTGGCCTCGCGGCGGGAGCGCGACTTCAAGCGCGCGCGCGAGCTGTTCCTGGCCGGGGCGACGCACGAGTTCAAGACGCCGCTGGCGAGCATCCGCCTGTACACCGAGACCCTCCAGCGCCCCGATCTGCCGCCGGACGCCGGCCTGCGCATCCGCGGCGCGATGCTCCAGGACGTCGAGCGGCTCGAGGCGATGGTCGAGCAGGTCCTGTCGGTGAGCCGCGACGAGGACCACCTGCGCGGCGTGCGCGAGACGATCGACCTCGCGGACGTGACCCGCGACGTCCTGGAGACGATGGGCGCGTTCCTCGTGGACCGCGGGGCCCGCCTGGAGGTGGACGTCCCCGACGGTCACCTCGTGATCGGCGACCGCCAGGCGCTGCGCGTGGCGGTGCGCAACCTCGTCCACAACGCGGTCCACTACAGCCCGCCGCCGGCGCAGGTCTCCGTGACGCTGTACCGGGACGGCGACCGGCACCGCCTGACCGTGCGCGACCGCGGGCCCGGCATCCCGCGGCGGGAGCAGCGGCGCGTCTTCGAGAGCTTCTACCGGGCCGAGGCCGGCGCCGGATCCCTGAACGAACGGCCGCGCGGCTCGGGACTCGGCCTGTACCTGGTCCAGCGCAACGTCGAGAGCCTGGGCGGCCGCGTGGTGCTGGAGAGCGAAGAGGGGCGCGGGGCGGCGTTCACCCTGGTGCTGCCCGTCTTCGAGGAGGGGTCGCGATGA